The window CGCCGCACTAGGCGGAGGCACCCCTGCTGACTGGGGCCGCGAGAGCTGGGAGACGAGCCGCGATTTCGTCTACCCCACCGCTTTCGACCGCCCGCCCTGCGAGGGCGAGGACCTGCCGGACGAGACCGCGCTGACGCAGGAGGATATCGAACGCGCGATTCCCATCGCCCAGCGCCGCGTCACGCAGGCGGGAATCCGCATGGCCGAATTCCTCGATGCCGCCTTCGCGCCCGGTCCGCTGCCGCAGCCCGCGCGCGACTAGGGCACGCGCTGCGTCGGGTAGGGCGTGCCGTCCTTCCTGAAATAGCCTTCGGGCGTGAACACCATGTCGATATCTGGGTATTCGCCCCGGTCTTCGTCCCGGTCGCCGCCGCTGATCGCGACGAAGACGCACGGCGCGCCAGAGCGGTTGTGGAGCCGGTGCCCGTCGCGCACGCCTGCAGGCCAGGCGAGGATATCGCCCGGCACCACCCGCGTCTCGCCCCCGTCCTCGATCATCACGGCCTCGCCTGACAGCATGACGACGAGCTCGTCCTGCCCCTCGTGCCAGTGGCGCTGCGAGGAATAGGCGCCGGGTGCCAGCGTCACGTGGCTCGCGCCCAGTTTGGTGAGGCCGGAAGGCGGCGCGAGGCGGCGATACCAGCGCCCCTCCACCTCCGCGTCATAGGGCGGGGGATAGCCCGTCGCATTGGTCTGTGGGATCGCATCGAGATCGAGCTTGGGCATCGGGGTACACTCCTGCTAGCGCTGCGAACATGACCCAAGTTCTCGACCTCGCCAAGCGGCTCCTTGCCGCACCCAGCGTGACCCCGGCCACGGGCCCGGTTTTCGATGCGATGGAGGCGATGCTCGCCCCGCTCGGTTTCGAGGTGACGCGGTTCCGGCGCGGTGATGGCGAGCCCGGATCGCCGGAGGAAGCGGTGGAGAACCTCTTCGCCATCCGCCGCGGCCCTGAAGGATCGCGCCACTTCGCCTTTGCAGGCCACCTCGACGTGGTGCCGCCGGGCGATGGCTGGACCAGCGCGCCGTTCGAGCCGGAAGAACGCGGCGAGCTGCTGTACGGACGAGGGGCGGTGGACATGAAGGGCTCGATCGCCTGCATGGTCGACGCCGTGGCCAATGTCCCGGCCGATGCCGGTACCATCAGCTTCATCATCACCGGCGACGAGGAAGGCCCCGCGCTCCACGGCACCCGCGCGCTGATCGACTTCATGAAGGCCGAAGGCCACCAGCCTGACCTGTGCCTGGTGGGCGAGCCGACTTCGGTCAACCGGCTGGGCGACATGATGAAGATCGGCCGGCGCGGATCGGTCAACATCTGGCTGGAAGTCGAGGGCGCGCAGGGCCACGTCGCCTATCCGCACCTTGCCGATAACCCGATCCCCAAGCTGGTCGCCATGCTCGCCGAACTCGATGCGCTGGTGCTCGACGAAGGGACCGACTGGTTCCAGCCGAGCAATCTGGAAATTACCGAGATCGACACGCCGAACCGCGCCCACAACGTCATTCCCGCCAAGGCGAAGGCGCGCATCTCGATCCGCTTCAACGACTGCCATTCGGGTGCCTCGCTGTCAGAAAAAATCGGGGCGATCGCGCAAAAGCATGGCGGGCAGGCGCTGCCGATCATTTCGGGCGAGCCGTTCCTGACCCCGCCGGGCGAATTCTCCGACATCATCGCGAGCGCGGTGAAAGCGGAGACGGGCCTCGATCCCGAACCCTCGACCACCGGGGGCACCTCGGACGCGCGGTTCCTGCGCGCCGTGTGCCCGGTGATCGAATTCGGCCTGTGCAACGCAACCATGCACAAGCGGGACGAGGCGGTGGCCATAGAGGACCTTTCCACGCTAAGCCGCATCTACGCAGCAATCGCGAAAGACGCGCTGGCACTGTAAATACTGGAATACGAGGGGATCGCCGTGCTGAGGACCTGGTTTGAAATTCCGCTGTGGCAGCGTGTGCTGACAGCGCTCCTGCTCGGTGTCCTGACCGGCTATTCCTGGGGGCCGGATGCGGAAAGCATCAAGTGGATCGGCGATTTCTTCATCAAGTCGATCAAGATGCTGGTCGTCCCGCTGATCTTCTTCAGCCTCGTGTCCGGCGTGGCCGCCATCGGCGATTTGCGCAAGCTGGGCGCGGTGGGCGGCAGAGCCATGCTGCTGTTCGTCGTGACCGGCCAGATCGCGGTCTGGCTCGGTCTCGGTCTCGGCACCTTCTTCGCCCCCGGCGCTGGCGTCGATACCAGCGCGATCCAGAAGGGCGCGACGCCCGAACCCAATCCCACGACTGCAGTCGACATGATCCTCTCGATCGTGCCCGAAAGCCCCGTGCAGGTGATGGCGGACGTCGCCGTCCTGCCGCTGATCGTCTTCTCTCTGCTCGTCGGCATCGGCATCCTGATGGCCAAAGAAGAGGGCGAGCCGGTCCAGAAGATCTTCGATAGCGGCGCAGTCGTCATGCAGAAGGTGACGATGGTGGTGATGGAACTCACCCCCTTCGGCGTCTTCGCGCTGATGGCCTGGGTCGCCGGCACGCTCGGCTTGGACGCCCTGCTCAGCCTCGCGAAGCTGGTGGCGCTCAATTACGCGGGCTGCCTGCTGATCATTTTCGTGATGTATTCGGCGATGATCAAGTTCCTCGCCAAGCTGCCCGTGCGGGACTTCTTCCGCGGCATCATCGACGCGATGGCGGTGAGCTATTCGACTGCCTCGTCCAACGCCACGCTGCCCGTCACGCTGCGCTGTGCGGAGCGCAACCTCGGCGTGTCGAATTCGGTCGCGGCCTTCGTCATCAGCCTCGGCGCGACGGTGAACATGAACGGCACGGCGATGTATCTCGGCCTTGCCACGCTGTTCGGCGCGCAGATCTTCGGCGTCGACCTGACGCTGGGCCAGTATTTCCTGATCTCGATCCTGGCGACGCTCGGCGCGGTCGGCGCGGCGGGCATTCCGGGGGCTGGCCTCATCATGATGGCACTGGTCTTCGGTGCGGTCGGCGTGCCGCTGGAAACGATCGCCTTCGTCGCCGGTGTCGACCGGATCATGGACATGATGCGCACCACCACCAACGTGAGCGGCGATGCTGCGGTGGCGACGACTGTGGCCGTGATGACGGGCGAGATTGATACGGTCGAGATGAAGTCGGCGGACGATGTCTAAGCTGACCGCGAAGTACTTGCTCACGGAAGAAGAACTGCTTGTGGACGGCCGACCGACGCGAAGCGACATATTCTGGGCGCTTCTAGGCGGTCCACTGGTGGCGCTGCAGGTTACCGTTTCTATCTGGCGGCTCGTGAGCGCTGCGTTTGGCAAACCTCTGATCGTATCGGGCTGGTTCGACATCACCGTAAGCACCGCCAGCCCGTGGTGGCATTTGGTTGCGGGGGTGATGTTTCACCTTGTGATCCTGACGATCCTCTCCTTAGTGCTTTGGGGATGTGCAATGCAAATCCAGCGCTGGAGGTTCTGGAGAAAGCGCGCCTAGCGCCCCTTAGGCTTCTCCAGCACCTTCTTCCGGTAGCTGCACAGATCCGCCACCTTGCACCGCCAGCACTCGGGCGTTCTCGCCTTGCAGACATAGCGGCCATGCAAGATCAGCCAGTGATGCGCGCCGAGTCGGAAGGGCTGGGGCACGCGCTTTTCCAGCTTGGCCTCGACATGGTCAGGGGTCTTCCCCTTGGCGAGGCCGGTGCGATTGCCGACGCGGAAGATGTGCGTATCGACCGCGAAGGTTTCCTGTCCGAACCAGCAATTGAGCACGACATTGGCAGTCTTGCGCCCGACGCCGGGCAGGCGGACCAGATCTTCGCGCGTGTCGGGTACCTCGCCGCCGTATTCGTCGACCAGCAGCTGGCTCAGCGCGATGACGTTTTTCGCCTTGGAATTGAACAGGCCGATGGTCTTGATGTGCTCCTTGAGGCCGTCCTCGCCCAGTTCAATCATTTGTGCAGGCGTTGTGACCTCGTGAAACAGCGCGCGAGTGGCCTTGTTAACGCCGACGTCGGTCGCCTGCGCGGACAGGGCGACGGCCACCACCAGCTGGTAGCAATTGCCGTATTCGAGCTCGGTTTCGGGCGAGGGATTGTCCTCCGCCAGGCGGCGGAAGAACTCGAAGATCTGGTCTTTTGTCATGCTGTCAGCGGCGCGGCCCCCGTCCGCGTTCGAGCGCGGCGATCTTGGCCTCGATCTTGTCGTCCTCGATATCGAGTTCCTCGAGATGCTTGCGCATGTCCTCGATCAGGTGATCGCGGCGGCGCTGCATGGCATCCGAAAACGCGGCCACGATTATCCCTGTTGGCATTGCGACGAAGGCGATCCCCGACATGGCCAGCCCGGCAGCGAAGAACTTGCCGAGCGGAGTGATCGGGGTCACGTCGCCATAGCCGACCGTGGTCAGAGTGATGGTCGCCCAGTAGAGCGCGCGCGGGATCGATCCGAAGGTGTCGGGCTGGATGTCCCC of the Qipengyuania gaetbuli genome contains:
- a CDS encoding cupin domain-containing protein; its protein translation is MPKLDLDAIPQTNATGYPPPYDAEVEGRWYRRLAPPSGLTKLGASHVTLAPGAYSSQRHWHEGQDELVVMLSGEAVMIEDGGETRVVPGDILAWPAGVRDGHRLHNRSGAPCVFVAISGGDRDEDRGEYPDIDMVFTPEGYFRKDGTPYPTQRVP
- the dapE gene encoding succinyl-diaminopimelate desuccinylase, whose amino-acid sequence is MTQVLDLAKRLLAAPSVTPATGPVFDAMEAMLAPLGFEVTRFRRGDGEPGSPEEAVENLFAIRRGPEGSRHFAFAGHLDVVPPGDGWTSAPFEPEERGELLYGRGAVDMKGSIACMVDAVANVPADAGTISFIITGDEEGPALHGTRALIDFMKAEGHQPDLCLVGEPTSVNRLGDMMKIGRRGSVNIWLEVEGAQGHVAYPHLADNPIPKLVAMLAELDALVLDEGTDWFQPSNLEITEIDTPNRAHNVIPAKAKARISIRFNDCHSGASLSEKIGAIAQKHGGQALPIISGEPFLTPPGEFSDIIASAVKAETGLDPEPSTTGGTSDARFLRAVCPVIEFGLCNATMHKRDEAVAIEDLSTLSRIYAAIAKDALAL
- a CDS encoding dicarboxylate/amino acid:cation symporter, which translates into the protein MLRTWFEIPLWQRVLTALLLGVLTGYSWGPDAESIKWIGDFFIKSIKMLVVPLIFFSLVSGVAAIGDLRKLGAVGGRAMLLFVVTGQIAVWLGLGLGTFFAPGAGVDTSAIQKGATPEPNPTTAVDMILSIVPESPVQVMADVAVLPLIVFSLLVGIGILMAKEEGEPVQKIFDSGAVVMQKVTMVVMELTPFGVFALMAWVAGTLGLDALLSLAKLVALNYAGCLLIIFVMYSAMIKFLAKLPVRDFFRGIIDAMAVSYSTASSNATLPVTLRCAERNLGVSNSVAAFVISLGATVNMNGTAMYLGLATLFGAQIFGVDLTLGQYFLISILATLGAVGAAGIPGAGLIMMALVFGAVGVPLETIAFVAGVDRIMDMMRTTTNVSGDAAVATTVAVMTGEIDTVEMKSADDV
- the nth gene encoding endonuclease III, with amino-acid sequence MTKDQIFEFFRRLAEDNPSPETELEYGNCYQLVVAVALSAQATDVGVNKATRALFHEVTTPAQMIELGEDGLKEHIKTIGLFNSKAKNVIALSQLLVDEYGGEVPDTREDLVRLPGVGRKTANVVLNCWFGQETFAVDTHIFRVGNRTGLAKGKTPDHVEAKLEKRVPQPFRLGAHHWLILHGRYVCKARTPECWRCKVADLCSYRKKVLEKPKGR